The nucleotide window TGCTTCAGTGGGTTGGGCCCTGGACACCAGAGAAGGTGAAGAAGCCCAAGAAGGCAGTGCTCTCCTGCCTGAGTGAAGACAAGAACATCAGCATGGAGGAGGGCAAGCAGATCCTGGTAGGTGACGTGGGCCAGAGGGTAGATGACCCCTATGCCACCTTTGTCAAGATATTGCCAGACAAAGACTGCCACTATGCCCTCTATGACGCAACCTACGAGACCAAGGAGAGCAAGAAGGAGGACCTGGTGTTTATCTTCTGAGTCTTCACTCCTTACGAGCAAAATGATCTATGCCAGCTCCAAGGATGCCATCAAGAAGCTGATAGGGACCAAGCATGAATTACAAGTAAACTGCTCTGATGTCAAGGACCGCTGCACTCTGGCAGAGAACCTGGAGGGCAAGCATTTCTGAGACTcctccagccccctgcctggAGCATCTGGCAGCTGCAGACCTGCCTGTGGGGGTTACAGGGTGCCTGCTTCCTGCCAGACCGCAGGAGCTGAGGGAATCCCAGCAGGGGGAGGGCAATCCCTTTACCTAGTTGCCAAACAGCCTCCCAGCCACTggaccttcctcctcccttcacccCTGCCGGTTCTGGCCTTCCCAAACTGCTTTTGATCTTCTGATTCCTCTTGGCTTGAAGCAGACTAAATCCCCTCCAAGCACCCCAATTTGGGAGGGGCT belongs to Phyllostomus discolor isolate MPI-MPIP mPhyDis1 chromosome X, mPhyDis1.pri.v3, whole genome shotgun sequence and includes:
- the LOC114505677 gene encoding LOW QUALITY PROTEIN: cofilin-1-like (The sequence of the model RefSeq protein was modified relative to this genomic sequence to represent the inferred CDS: inserted 2 bases in 1 codon), which gives rise to MNPTVSTAKGLHTEGRRCFVSQAVAESFSWAPKRHGCGKDISKQPEEPADSSTLERVHLPSALTQQCHATEPMAGPSETWVGPWTPEKVKKPKKAVLSCLSEDKNISMEEGKQILVGDVGQRVDDPYATFVKILPDKDCHYALYDATYETKESKKEDLVFIFXESSLLTSKMIYASSKDAIKKLIGTKHELQVNCSDVKDRCTLAENLEGKHF